The Sphingomonas carotinifaciens genomic sequence CTTCGCGCCCCAGCACTGCGCCATAGGGCCGCGCCAGCATCGCCAGCGACATCTCCGGGTTCGGCACGCCCTTGGGCCGGCCGAAATGCGCCAGGATCAACACGATCGCGCCCTTGTCCGCCAGTTCGGTGACGGTCGCGATCGTTGCGCGCAGCCGGGTGTCGTCGGTCACCTGTCCGTCCGCCATCGGCACGTTCAGGTCCTCGCGCACCAGCACGCGCCTGCCGTGGAGTTCGCCGATATCGTCGAGCGTCTTGAATGCCTTGGTCATGCTTCCTCGATCCTGATCTGATCGCCGACAGCGATCGTTCCGCCCTCGATCACGCGCGCCAGCGCGCCGCCGCGCCAGTCCGGGGTCAACGCCGCCTCCAGCCCGGGCGCCACCGCCTCCATCCGGATGCACGGATCGCATTCCACCGTGATTTCCAGCAGCACCGGGCCGATGCGCAACCGCGTCCCCGGCACCTGCGGCAGGTCGAAATCATCGACCAGCAGGTTCGCACGCCGCTCCTGCCAGGGCAGGTCGGTGCCCAGCTCGGCCATCGCCGCCAGCCAGTCGCGCCGCTCGATCAGCGACACCTGCCGCCGGCCGCGGCCGCCGGGCTTTACCTGGCCCCGCCAATCGCCCTCGACCCCGCCATCCAGCGTCACCGCCGCGCTGGTCAGCACCTCCATCGGTGCCTTGGGGCGGGCACGCCGTGCGATGCCTGCAAGCGTACCCGTCATGCCCGCCCCATCCTTCCAATCACGCTCGGCTCAGAGGAACTTCGCCATGGCGGTCGCGGTGTCGACCATGCGGTTGGAGAAGCCCCATTCATTGTCGTACCAGCTGACCACGCGCACCAGCTTGCCGTCGATCACCGCCGTCTCCAGGCTGTCGACGGTCGAGGATTGCGGCGAGTGCATCAGGTCGATCGAGACCAGCGGCTCGTCCGAGAAGACCAGCACACCCTTCAGCGGGCCCTCGTCCGCGGCGGCCTTCAGGATCGCGTTCACCTCGTCCTTGGTGGTGTCGCGCTTGGGCGTGAAGGTCAGGTCGACCAGGCTGACATCGGGCACCGGCACGCGGATCGCCGAGCCGTCCAGCTTGCCCTTCAGCTCGGGCAGGACCTCGCCGACCGCGCGGGCGGCACCCGTGGTGGTCGGGATCATCGACATCGCCGCGGCGCGCGCGCGGCGCAGGTCCGGGTGGATCTGGTCGAGGATCTTCTGGTCGTTGGTATAGGCATGCACCGTGGTCATCAGGCCGCGCTCGATGCCGATCGCATCGTTCAGCACCTTGGCCACCGGTGCCAGGCAGTTGGTGGTGCACGACGCGTTCGACACGATCGTGTGACCGGCCTCCAGCTTGTCATGGTTCACGCCGTACACGACGGTCAGGTCCACGCCCTTGCCGGGTGCCGAGATCAGCACCTTCTTGGCGCCGGCATCCAGATGCTTCTGGCACGATGCCTTGTCCGTGAAGAAGCCGGTGCACTCCAGCACCAGGTCGACGCCCAGTTCCTTGTGCGGCAGGTTGGCCGGATCGCGCTCGGCGGTCACGCGGATGTGCTTGCCGTCGATCACGATGTCGTTGCCCTCGGCATGGACCTCGCCCGGATACTTGCCGTGCACGCTGTCGCGGCTGAACAGCCAGGCGTTCGACTTGGCGTCTGCCAGGTCGTTGATCGCGACCAGCTCCAGTTCGCCTGCGCCACGCTCCAGAATGGCGCGGGCGACCAGACGACCGATGCGGCCGAAGCCGTTGATTGCAACCTTGACCGTCATGCCAGCAATCTCCTACAAATGTCTGTCAAATCACCGGGAGCACCCCGGCGATCATCACGCCCGCCCGTCACGGTACATCGCTGCACTGCACGCGCTTAAGCGTTCGGCACTGCCTTTCGGAGCCGCGCCGCCTGCTGTCAACCGTTGCGCGGCCTTCGCCGGCAACATGGGCGGTGCACTGCTTCCCGCTTGCCGCAACCCCGGCCGCCGCCTAAGTCCGGATCATGCCAGAGCCGACCGCACCGCCCGCCACCGCCGTGGACCGTATCGACGCCGCCATCGCGCGCATCGAATCCGCGATCGAGGCGCGGCTGGACAGTGCTGCTGCGCTGGCCGAGCGCCACGCCGCGCTCAAGGAGCGCATGGCGGAGGCGGTGCACGCGCTCGATGAGGTCATTGCGCGCGGGGCGCAGAACTGATGGCACAGGTCACGCTCAGCATCGGCGGCCGCCCGCACACCGTGCAATGCCGCGATGGCGAAGAGGCGCGGCTGCGCACGCTGGGGCAGGTTCTCGATCAGCGCTGGACCGCGGCGCTGCGCGCTGCCGGCGGCCAGCACGGCGAACGCGCGATGCTGTTCGTCGCCCTGATGCTCGCCGACGACCTCGAAGCCGTCGAGCGCCAGCCCCCGGCGGGCGCCGCGATCAGCGAGGCGACGCTCGATCGCATCGCCGATCGGCTGGAAAGTCTCGCCAATGCCCTTGAGCAAACCGGTCCGAGCGCCTAAGTCCGTGTCCGGCGGGTTCTGCCCGGTACGAGCCTCAATCATCCCTGAGGCTATTCATCATCCAAGGGGGCTGTCCCTGCCCGGGCCCTGGCCCGACGCACATGGTCCCCACCTGACGTACTGGGCGTCAGTGGATATTCCGGCAAACGGCCATGGCGGTCCCGCCACCCGCCTTTCATGACCGATAAACGCGCCCTGCGCGCCCGCATGCGGGCGGTTCGCGACGGGCATGATCGCGTCCGTGCCCTGCCCGTTCCCGCCGCCTTTCTGGCGATGCTGCAAGGTGCCCGCACGATCGCCAGCTACATGCCGGTCGGCGCGGAGGCCGATCCCGCGCCCTTCACCGACGCGGCGCGCAAGGCCGGGCTCGCCGTGGCGCTGCCCCATGTCATCGATCGCGCCACGCCGCTGCGTTTCCTCAACTGGGACGGCATCGCGCCGCTCGTCACCGGCCCCTTCGGCCTGCGCCAGCCCTTGCCCGCAGCACCGCCCGCCACGCCGGATATCATCCTCACTCCCCTCGTCGCCTTTGACGCGCGGGGCAACCGGCTGGGCCAAGGCGCCGGCCACTATGACCGCGCCTTCGCCGAATTTCCCGATGCCCGCCGCATCGGCATCGCCTGGAGCGTGCAACAGGTCGATGCCCTCGCGCCCGACGCCTGGGACATCCCGCTGCACGCGATCGCCACCGAACTCGATTGGATCGTCCCATGAACCCCAGTTGGCGCAAACCCGCAGGCATGCTCCTGATCCTCGCGATCATCGCCGCCTGGGCGATCCTGATCACCAGCCTGTCCGCCACGGTCGGCCGCTGGCACTGGACGCTGCAATTGGTGTTTTATCTCGTCACCGGCATCGTCTGGATCACACCGATGAAGCCGCTCCTTCGCTGGATGGAAGGCGGGCGGCGATAGATTCTGGTTCACGCGAAGACGCGAAGAATGCGCGTCTGCCGAACCCTCCCGCGACGTCCACGACCGGAAGACAAGCAACGATCGATGCTCGATCCATGAGCCTTCGGCTCGCGCGTCCCTATGCGTCTCCACGTCTCCACGTCTCCACGCGAACAAAATCTTCTTCGCGCCTTCGCGCCTTCGCGCGAACAAAAATCAACAGGCGCCCGACCAAAGCCGCACCTAAGTTTTCAACATCACCGGGGAGAATAAAATCCTCGCATCCCACGAGGCGGTGGATACGCCGTCCCATGAAAGGGATGGCGCGAGTGACGGGGCTCGAACCCGCGACCTCCGGCGTGACAGGCCGGCGCTCTAACCAACTGAGCTACACCCGCTAAGCGTCCGATGTCGCACAAGCGCGAGATCGTGCGATCCACAGGGATTTCGACATTCCTTGACCACCGCCCCGAGAAGGGGAAATGGCGCGAGTGACGGGGCTCGAACCCGCGACCTCCGGCGTGACAGGCCGGCGCTCTAACCAACTGAGCTACACCCGCTGAAAGCGTCGAGGCGCGCCAACTAGGCGAGCACCCGACGGGTGTCAACGCCTCTTTTTCACGGCTCTTTCGCGGCCGGCTTGCGGCGGTCCTGCTGCTGCTGGACCAGCGTGCCGTGCTCGAACAGGAAACCGGCGATATCGGGCTTGCCCGCCGCCTTGATGACGGTCTGGATGATGATGAGCAGCGGCACCGCCAGCAGCGCGCCGATCGTGCCCCACACCCATCCCCAGAAGCTCAGCGAGATCAGGATCAGGATCGGATTGATCGTCAGCCGGTGGCCCACCACGAACGGCGTGATCGCGTTCGCCTCCACCAGGTGCATGCCGTACATGATCGCCGGCGGCACCAGCGCGGTCCAGATGTCGCCAAAGGTCATCAGCCCGCCCAGCGCCAGCAGGATCGCGCCGATCACCGGCCCGAAATAGGGGATGTAGTTCAACAGCGCGACGATGCCGCCCCACATCAGCGGATAGGGCATGCCGTAGAGCGCCAGCACCCCGGCCACCGCCCCGCCCAGCGCCAGGTTGATGATCGTGATCGTCCCCAGATAGGCCGACACGTCGTCCACCACGTCCTGGATCACCCGCGCCGTCGCCATCGCCCCATCGAAGCTCGTCCGCCCGGTGATCGTCTGCTGGCGCATCCGCGTCCACCCCGACAGGAAGAAGAACACCACCAGCACCCCGAACAGGAACTGCACGATCACCGTCGGCGCCGACGTCGCCGCCAGTTCCAGAATGGAAGACGGCGGCGCCACCGCCGGGGTCGAGGGCGATCGCACCGGCGTCGACGCCACCTGCCGCAGCGCGCGGTTCACATAGCGTTCCAGGTTGGAATACAGGTCGAGCAGCGGCGCCAGATTGTCCTGGATGCGCCCCAGCCGGCTCGGCAGCAGCCGGAAGAAGTCGGTCGCCGGCACCACGATCGCGGCCAGCGCGACATTGGCGACGATCAGGAAGATCAGCACGCACAGGATCGACGCCAGCGGCGACGGCACCCGCCGCCGCTCCAGCCATTCCAGAACCGGCACCAGCGCCACCGCGATCACCAGTGCGGTGGTCAGCGGCAGGAAGAACTCCGCCCCTTCCTTCAACGCAAAGGGCAGCGCCAGCACCAGCCCCACCCCCGCGGTCAGGGTCAGCGCGGCGAGCAGCCGGTCGCGCCGCATCGCGATCCGCACCGCATCCTCCGCGTCGACGCCGCTCGGAACGCCCAGGATACTGTCCCCCATGGGAAGCGTCGGGGGCGGCGCGGCATCCGCCGGCTGATCGGGATCGGTGTCTTGCATGATATCTGGTCTAGCGCCTTTCCTGGTCCAAGTAATCCCGGCTAGCGTACCGCCGATGCGTGAATATCTTCTGGTCCTGGACGAGGGCACCACCTCCACCCGCGCGATGCTGTTCACCGCCGAGGGCCGCTGCGTCGCCAGCGAGGCGTCGGCCCTGACCCAGCATTATTCCCGACCCGGCTGGGTCGAGCACGACGCCGCCGAAATCTGGCGCCGCTCGCTCAACGTCACCGCCGCGATGGTCGCGCAGGCCGGCGGGGCGGACCGGATCGCCGCGATCGGCATCGCCAACCAGCGCGAAACCGTGGTGTTCTGGGACAAGGCGACCGGCGAGCCGCTCGCCCCCGCCATCGTCTGGCAGGATCGCCGCACCGCCGCCGAATGCCGCCAGTTGCGCGAGCATGGCCACGAACCGCTCGTCCAGGCGCGCTCCGGCCTGATCCTCGATCCCTATTTCTCCGCCTCCAAGATCGGCTGGGCGCTGCGTCACTGGCCGCAACTGGCCGAAGCCGGCAACCGGCTGGCGATCGGCACCGTGGAAAGCTGGCTGGTCTGGAAACTGACCGGTGGCCTCCACATCACCGACGCCAGCAACGCCAGCCGCACCGCGCTGATGAACACCGCCCCCGGCGGCGGCTGGGACGACGACCTGGCAGCGTTGTTCGACGTGCCGCTGTCCGCGCTGCCCGAGATCACCGACTGCGCCGGCCGCTTCGGCACCACCAGCGCCTTTGGCGGCGCCATCCCGATCACCGGGCTTGCCGGCGACCAGCAGGCCGCCACCATCGGCCAGTCCTGCCTCAAGCCCGGCGAGACCAAGGCGACCTTCGGCACCGGTGCCTTCATCCTGTCGGTCACCGGCACCCGCGCCTGCACCTCCGGCCATCGCCTGCTATCCACCATCGCGTGGCAGGTCGGCGGCATGCGCACCTATGCGCTGGAAGGATCGGTGTTCGTCGCCGGCAGCCTGATCCAGTGGCTGCGCGATTCGCTCAGCCTGATCCGCGACGCCGCCGAAACCGACGCGCTCGCCCGCAGCGTGCCGGACAGCGCCGGTGTCTATCTCGTTCCCGCGCTCAGCGGCCTCGGCGCCCCCTGGTGGGAGCCGGACGCGCGCGCCGCCATTTCCGGGCTCAGCTTCGCCTCGAACAAGGCGCATGTCGTGCGTGCCGCGCTGGAGGCGATGGCGCATCAGGCGCACGACCTTAAAACCGCCTTCGCCGCCGACGGTCAGGACTGGCGCCGCCTGCGCATCGACGGGGGCATGGTCGCCAATGACTGGATGGCGCAGGATCTGGCCGACATGCTCGCGCTGGAGGTCGAACGGCCGCACTTTGCGGAGACGACCGCGCTTGGCGCCGCAATGCTCGCCGGCGTTGGCATCGGCCTGTTCAGTTCACTGGAGGAGGCCGCGGCGATGCGCGGAGCCACCACCGCCTTCCGCCCCTCGCTGGACGCGTCGACCCGCGCCGCGCGTCTTTCCGGCTGGGCGGACGCCGTTCGCCGTGTCACCGGCGCCTAGCCGCTACCAGGCGCGCGGCACGCTGCCCGTGCGCTCGGCCACCGCATTCTCGATCGCCTGCAACTGCGCACGGCTCAGCACGCCCGCGTCCATCAGGTGGCGCATCAGTTCGTCGGTCAGCGCCGCCAGAAAATGCAGCTCCGCACGTTCCGAACCCTGGTCATCGCTCGCACCGTCCATCACCGATCTCCCTGAAGTCCGCCGCCCAAGGCTAACGCGCTTGTACGCCAACACAAACACACAAAGCGTTAAGCGATTACTTCCAACATCATGTTGAAGATCGGGTTCGGCCGCACGGCACGATAATGCGCTTGCGCCGCCGCAGATACGGCGCGATACACCCATTCAGATTAGAAAGCATGGTATGGCGCACGACGCCGCCGCCATCGACCAGGAGAGTGTTCGATGACCACCACCGCCTCCCCCATCCGCACCGAACGACATGACGACATCCTCGTCATCGTCTCCGACAACCCACCGGTGAACGCGCTGGGCGCCGCTGTCCGACAGGGGCTGGAGGCGGCGGTGAAGCAGGGTGTCGCCGATGCGTCGATCACCGCGATGGTGATCCGCTGCGACGGCCGCACCTTCTTTGCCGGCGCCGACATCACCGAATTCGGCAAGCCGATGCAGGCACCGCTGCTCCCCATGCTGGTCGACATGATCGAGGCGTCGGACAAGCCGATCGTCGCCGCGATCCACGGCACCGCTCTGGGCGGCGGGTGCGAGGTGGCGCTTGCCTGCCACTATCGCGTCGCCGCGCCCTCCGCCAAGCTCGGCACGCCCGAGGTGAAGCTGGGCCTGCTCCCCGGTGCCGGCGGCACGCAGCGCCTGCCCCGGGTCGCGGGCATTCCGCTGGCCCTGGAAATGACGGCCAAGGGCGATCCGGTTTCCGCGCGCACCGCGCTCGATGCCGGCCTGATCGACCGCATCGTCGGCGAGGACAGCCTGGCCGAAGACGCGCTCGCCTTCGCCCGGGAGATCAGGGCCAAGCGCCCCATTCCCCGCGCGTCGCAGCGTGCGCTTGCCCCCGACCCGGACGCCGTCGCCGCCTTCACCAAGGCCAATGCCCGCCGCTTCCGCGGTTTCGAGGCGCCGGCCGCCAACATCGCCTGCGTCGTCAAGGCCAGCGAGACCGGCTACCCGGAGGGCGTCGCGTTCGAGCGTTCCGAATTCATGCGCCTGATGACGGGCAACCAGTCCGCCGCGCAGCGCCATCTGTTCTTCGCCGAGCGACAGGCCGCCCGCATCGACGACGTGCCCGCCGAAACCGCGCTCCGCCCCGTGGATCATGTCGGCATCATCGGTGCCGGCACGATGGGCGGCGGCATCGCCATGAATTTCCTGTCCGCCGGCCTGCCCGTCACCATCGTGGAAACCAGTGCCGAGGCGCTCGACCGCGGCGTTGCCGTTATCCGCCGCAATTACGAGGCGACCGCGGCCAAGGGCCGGATGACGCCCGAACAGGTCGAACGCGCCATGGCGCTGCTGACCCCGACCCTCGAATTCGACGCGCTCGGCACCCCCGATCTCGTCATCGAGGCCGTCTATGAGAATATGGAGGTGAAGCAGGATATCTTCACCCGCCTCGATGCCATCGCCAAGCCCGGCGCGATCCTGGCGTCGAACACCTCCTATCTCGATATCGACGCCATCGCCGCCTGCACCGCCCGGCCGCAGGACGTGGTGGGCATGCATTTCTTCTCCCCCGCCAACGTCATGAAATTGCTGGAAGTGGTCCGGGGCGCAAAGACGGCGGGCGACGTCCTCGCCACCGTCATGGCGCTTGCCAAGAAGATCCGGAAGGTCGCGGTGGTCGCCGGCGTCACCTATGGCTTTATCGGCAACCGTATGCTGATACCGCGCCAGACCGAGGCCAACGCCCTCCTGCTCGAAGGCGCCAGCCCCGAACAGATCGACCGCGTCCATGTCGAATTCGGCATGCCGATGGGCCCGTTCCAGATGGCCGACCTCGCCGGCGTCGACATCGGCTGGCACCGCGATCCGGCCCGCATCGAAAGCGTCCGCGACCAGCTCGCCGTGGAAGGGCGCTGGGGCCAGAAGAAACAGGCCGGCTTCTACGATTATGACGAGAAGCGCACGCCCCGGTCCAGCCCGCGCGTCGCCGAGATCCTCGACGAATGGCGCCTGAAGACGCAAACCCCGCAACGCCAGATCAGCGACGAGGAAATCGTCGAGCGCACCCTCTACACCATGGTCAACGAGGGCGCACTGATCCTGGAGGAAGGCAAGGCGCAGCGCGCGTCCGACATCGATGTGGTGTGGATCTACGGCTATGGCTGGCCGGTCTATCGCGGGGGCCCGATGTTCTGGGCAAAGGCCGAGGGCTATGACAAGATCGTCGCCGGCCTCGACAAGCACGGCTTTCCCGTCGCGAACAGCTTGCGCCAGGGCAGCATCAAATGAGCGACCTCGCCACCTTTCGCGCCGAAACCCGCGCTTGGCTGGAGGAAAACTGCCCGCCCGAAATGCGCGAGCCGGTCCGCTCCGACGCGGACATCTGCTGGGGCGGCCGCCGTTTCCAGCCCTCCTCGCCGGCGCAGAAGGATTGGCTCGACCGCATGGCGGCGCGCGGCTGGACAGTGCCCGACTGGCCGCGCGCTTACGGCGGCGGCGGCCTGTCGCCGGCAGAGGCCAAGATCCTGCGGGAGGAGATGCGCACGCTTGGCGCCCGCTCCCCGCTTTATTCCTTCGGCATCTCGATGCTCGGCCCCGCGCTGCTCGAATACGGCACCGAGGAACAGAAGCTCGACCACCTGCCAAAGATCGCGCGCGGTGAAATCCGCTGGTGCCAGGGCTATTCCGAACCCAATGCCGGCTCCGACCTCGCCTCGCTCGCCACTTGGGCGGAGGATGCCGGCGATCATTATGTCGTCTCGGGGCAAAAGGTCTGGACGTCCTACGCCGACAAGGCCGACTGGATCTTCTGTCTCGTCCGCACCGCGAAGGAGAGCAAGCAGGGCGGGATCAGCTTCGTCCTGTTCGACATGGCATCCCCCGGCGTCTCGACCCGGCCGATCCTGCTGATCAGCGGCTATTCGCCCTTTTGCGAAACATTTTTCGATGGCGTGAAGGTCCCCAAGGCCAACCGCGTCCACCACGAGAACAAGGGTTGGGACGTCGCCAAATATCTGCTCGGCCATGAGCGCGAGATGATCTCGGGCATGGGGCTGGGCGCGCGCGGCGAGACCGCGCTGATCGACGGCGCGCTGAAGGCGATCGGCCGGGACGAAGCGGGTCGCCTTGCCGATCCGCTGCTCCGCGGCCAGATCGCACTGTTCGACATTCGCGCCCGCGCCTTTGCCGCCATGAGCGAGCGGTTCATGGACGAGCTGAAGGCCGGCCAGGCGCATCCGGCGCAACCATCGATGATGAAATATTACGGCACCGAGCTGAACAAGGCGCGCCACGAACTCGTCATGGCAGCAGGCGGATCGGCCGCGCTGGAATGGGAGAGCGAACGCTCGCACGGCGGCGCGAAGCCCCGCGCCTGGCTGCGCACCAAGGCCAATTCGATCGAGGGCGGCACCAGCGAGATCCAGCTCAACATCATCGCCAAGCGCATCCTCGACCTGCCCGGCGCCTGAGGAGTTTACCCCCATGCCCCTGTTCCTGAACGAAGAACAGTCGATGCTGCGCGACACCGCGCGCGACTTCATCGGCGATGCCGCGCCGCCGTCGCATCTGCGCGGCTTGCGCGATGCCAACGACCCGACCGGCTTCTCGCGCGACCTTTGGAAGCAGTTCGCCGAGCTGGGCTTTACCGGCATCCTCATTCCCGAGGCACAAGGTGGCCTCGGCCTCGGCCATGTCGAGGCGGGGGTGGTGCTGGAGGAGATCGGCCGCAACCTTTCTCCGTCCCCGTTCCTGTCCACCGCAGTAGCGGCCGTCGCCGCGTTGAGCGATACGCCTCATGCCGCAAACGTCTTTCCCGGCATCGTCTCGGGCGACACTGTCGCCGCGCTCGCCATCGACGAAGGGCCCAAGCATCGCGATCATATCGCCCTGCGCGCCGAACGCGCGGGCAATGGCTTTCGCCTGTCGGGTACCAAGCGCTTCGTCACGCACGGTCACATCGCCGACCTGATCCTCGTCGCCGCCCGCACCGCAGGCGCACCCGGCGAACAGGCGGGCCTCACCCTCTTCCTGCTCGATCGCGACCGTGCCGGTCTGTCCGCGGACGCCCACCGGCTCGCCGATGCCGGCCTTGCCGCCGATCTCGTCTTCGACGGCGTGGAGGTCGACGCCGATGCCGTCGTCGGAGAGGTCGATGCCGGCGCCGTCCCCCTCGCCCGCCTGCTCGCCGCCGGCCGTACCGGCGCCGCGGCGGAGCTGCTGGGCGTCGGCGCCGGCGCGATGGACCGCACGGTCGGCTATCTCAAGGAACGCCGCCAGTTCGGCCAACCGATCGGCAGCTTCCAGGCACTGCAACACCGCGCCGCGCACCTGTATAGCGAGATGGAGGTGGCGCGCGCCGCGGTGCTGAAGGCGCAGCAACTGCTCGACGCGGGCGATGCGGCAGCGGACGAAGCGGTGTCGGTCGCCAAGGCGATGTCCGGCCTCGCCGCCACGCTCGCCGTACAGGAGGGCATCCAGATGCACGGCGGCATCGGCATGACGGACGAATATGACATCGGCTTCTTCATGAAGCGCGCGCGCGTTCTCGCGGAGTTCTTCGGCGATGCCAATTATCATGCCGACCGGCTGGCCGTCGCATCGGGCTATTGACGTCTACGGAAAGCACGCCATCACGGTCGGTGATGGATGATACCACCGATCCCCGCCGCCTTGCGCAAGACCTAGTCGACCTGCTCGACGTCGAGGAACTGGATACCGACCTCTATCGCGGCCGTCGCCAGCCCGGCGGGGTCGGCCGCGTCTTTGGCGGACAGGTCATCGCGCAGGCCTTGCAGGCGGCACAGCGCGCCACCGACGCGCCCAAGGTCGCCCATTCGCTCCACGCCTATTTCATGCGGCCCGGCGACGAGGATTTCCCGATCATCTACCGCGTCGTCCGCGATTTCGAGGGGCGCAGCTTCGCCACCCGCCGGGTGATCGCCATGCAGCGCGGCCGGCCGATCCTCAACATGGCATGCTCGTTCCAGATGCCCGAGGACGGCCTGGTGCATCAGGACATGATGCCCGAGGTGCCGCCCCCGGAATCCCTGCGCAGCGAGGCGGAACTGCGCCGCGACACCGCCGACGCCATTCCCGAAAAGCTCCGCCGCCTGCTGCTGCGCGAACGCCCGATAGAGATGCGCCCGGTCTATCCGCACGACTGGATGTCGCCGGAAAAGCATGCCCCCAGACAGGCCATCTGGTTCCGCCTCGTCGCGCCCATCGACGCCGACGACGCGATGCACCGCGCGATCCTCGCCTATGCGTCGGACATGGCGCTGCTCGGCACCGCCATGCTGCCCCACGGTGTCCACTGGCTGACGCCCTCGATCCAGACCGCCAGCCTCGACCATGCGCTGTGGCTGCACGAGCCGTTCCGGGCCGACGAATGGCTGCTCTATGTCACTGACAGCCCCTGGGCTGGCCACGCACGCGGTTTCAACCGCGGCACCATCTTTGCCGCCGACGGTCGCCTCGTCGCCAGCGTCGCGCAGGAAGGCCTGATCCGTCAGCGCACCTGACGCGCCCCTTGCTCTGCCCACAATCCTTTGCTACCCGCCCCGCCACAACATCAAGAGTCGGGCCGACGCCCGGCACCAACCTGCTCCCGGGCAAGGTGGTGCCCCCATCCGCGGATGGGGGGATGTGGCCGACTGGCAAACCTCGGGCCCTTCCCATTGCGTCGTTCCGTCTCTGCAAGACAGGAACCCTACGCGTGCCCCACACTGCCCAGCAATTCGCGAGCGACAATTACGCCGGCATCTGTCCGGAGGCTTGGGATGCGATGGCGCAGGCGAACCGCGGCCATGCCCCCGCCTATGGCGACGATCCCTGGACGGATGCCGCTGCCGATGCGTTCCGTCGCCTGTTCGACACCGATTGCGAGGTCTTCTTCGCCTTCAACGGCACCGCCGCCAATTCGCTGGCGCTCGCCGCGCTCTGCCAGTCCTATCACAGCGTCATCTGCTCCTCGTCCGCCCATGTCGAAACCGACGAGTGCGGCGCGCCCGAATTCTTCTCCAACGGCTCCAAGCTGCTCGTCGCGCAGACCGCCGACGGCAAGCTGACGCCTCAGGCGGTGCGTGCGCTCGCCACCAGCCGCTCCGACATCCACTTTCCCAAGACGCGCGCCGTCACCATCACCCAGCCGACCGAGACCGGCCAGGTCTACACCATCGCCGAGATCGAGGCGCTGTCCGCCACCTGCCGCGAATTGGGCCTGCGCCTTCACATGGACGGCGCCCGCTTCGCCAACGCCTGCGCCACGCTCGGTTGCTCGCCCGCGGCGATGACATGGCAGGCCGGGGTCGACGTGCTGTGCTTCGGCGGCACCAAGAACGGCATGGGCGTGGGCGAGGCGATCCTGTTCTTCGATCGCGCGCTGGCGCAGGATTTCGATTATCGCTGCAAGCAGGCGGGCCAGCTTGCGTCCAAGATGCGCTTCCTCGCCGCCCCCTGGGTCGGCCTGCTCGACAGCGGTGCCTGGGTCCGCAATGCCGCCCACGCCAATGCCTGCGCGCAGCGCGTGGCACAGCGGGTTGCCGACCTGCCCGGCATCGGGCTGATGTTCCCGGTGGAGGCGAACGCGGTGTTCCTCCAGGCGCCCGAATCCGTGCTCGCGGGCCTGCGGGAGCGGGGATGGCGCTTCTACACCTTTATCGGCGGCGGCGCCCGGTTCATGTTCGCCTGGGATGCCGATCCGGACCGGGTGGAGGCGCTGATCGCCGACATTCGCGCCGCCGCCCTGGCGGAGGACCTCGTTCCCGCTTGATCTCAGCGGGTGGCGAACGCCGCCGTGTCCGCCAGCATCGCGCGCGCCGCATGGGTCGCGGCGCGCGTGTCGTTGGCCAGTTTCTTCACCTCGCCGGCGACGATGCCGAAGCCGCGCCCGGCGTC encodes the following:
- a CDS encoding FGGY family carbohydrate kinase, yielding MREYLLVLDEGTTSTRAMLFTAEGRCVASEASALTQHYSRPGWVEHDAAEIWRRSLNVTAAMVAQAGGADRIAAIGIANQRETVVFWDKATGEPLAPAIVWQDRRTAAECRQLREHGHEPLVQARSGLILDPYFSASKIGWALRHWPQLAEAGNRLAIGTVESWLVWKLTGGLHITDASNASRTALMNTAPGGGWDDDLAALFDVPLSALPEITDCAGRFGTTSAFGGAIPITGLAGDQQAATIGQSCLKPGETKATFGTGAFILSVTGTRACTSGHRLLSTIAWQVGGMRTYALEGSVFVAGSLIQWLRDSLSLIRDAAETDALARSVPDSAGVYLVPALSGLGAPWWEPDARAAISGLSFASNKAHVVRAALEAMAHQAHDLKTAFAADGQDWRRLRIDGGMVANDWMAQDLADMLALEVERPHFAETTALGAAMLAGVGIGLFSSLEEAAAMRGATTAFRPSLDASTRAARLSGWADAVRRVTGA
- a CDS encoding AI-2E family transporter, with protein sequence MGDSILGVPSGVDAEDAVRIAMRRDRLLAALTLTAGVGLVLALPFALKEGAEFFLPLTTALVIAVALVPVLEWLERRRVPSPLASILCVLIFLIVANVALAAIVVPATDFFRLLPSRLGRIQDNLAPLLDLYSNLERYVNRALRQVASTPVRSPSTPAVAPPSSILELAATSAPTVIVQFLFGVLVVFFFLSGWTRMRQQTITGRTSFDGAMATARVIQDVVDDVSAYLGTITIINLALGGAVAGVLALYGMPYPLMWGGIVALLNYIPYFGPVIGAILLALGGLMTFGDIWTALVPPAIMYGMHLVEANAITPFVVGHRLTINPILILISLSFWGWVWGTIGALLAVPLLIIIQTVIKAAGKPDIAGFLFEHGTLVQQQQDRRKPAAKEP
- a CDS encoding cell division protein ZapA gives rise to the protein MAQVTLSIGGRPHTVQCRDGEEARLRTLGQVLDQRWTAALRAAGGQHGERAMLFVALMLADDLEAVERQPPAGAAISEATLDRIADRLESLANALEQTGPSA
- the gap gene encoding type I glyceraldehyde-3-phosphate dehydrogenase; this translates as MTVKVAINGFGRIGRLVARAILERGAGELELVAINDLADAKSNAWLFSRDSVHGKYPGEVHAEGNDIVIDGKHIRVTAERDPANLPHKELGVDLVLECTGFFTDKASCQKHLDAGAKKVLISAPGKGVDLTVVYGVNHDKLEAGHTIVSNASCTTNCLAPVAKVLNDAIGIERGLMTTVHAYTNDQKILDQIHPDLRRARAAAMSMIPTTTGAARAVGEVLPELKGKLDGSAIRVPVPDVSLVDLTFTPKRDTTKDEVNAILKAAADEGPLKGVLVFSDEPLVSIDLMHSPQSSTVDSLETAVIDGKLVRVVSWYDNEWGFSNRMVDTATAMAKFL
- a CDS encoding MOSC domain-containing protein, with protein sequence MTGTLAGIARRARPKAPMEVLTSAAVTLDGGVEGDWRGQVKPGGRGRRQVSLIERRDWLAAMAELGTDLPWQERRANLLVDDFDLPQVPGTRLRIGPVLLEITVECDPCIRMEAVAPGLEAALTPDWRGGALARVIEGGTIAVGDQIRIEEA
- a CDS encoding DUF2842 domain-containing protein is translated as MNPSWRKPAGMLLILAIIAAWAILITSLSATVGRWHWTLQLVFYLVTGIVWITPMKPLLRWMEGGRR
- a CDS encoding 5-formyltetrahydrofolate cyclo-ligase, with the protein product MTDKRALRARMRAVRDGHDRVRALPVPAAFLAMLQGARTIASYMPVGAEADPAPFTDAARKAGLAVALPHVIDRATPLRFLNWDGIAPLVTGPFGLRQPLPAAPPATPDIILTPLVAFDARGNRLGQGAGHYDRAFAEFPDARRIGIAWSVQQVDALAPDAWDIPLHAIATELDWIVP